A part of Saccharomyces cerevisiae S288C chromosome XIV, complete sequence genomic DNA contains:
- the BNI4 gene encoding Bni4p (Targeting subunit for Glc7p protein phosphatase; localized to the bud neck, required for localization of chitin synthase III to the bud neck via interaction with the chitin synthase III regulatory subunit Skt5p; phosphorylation by Slt2p and Kss1p involved in regulating Bni4p in septum assembly) codes for MSDSISDSKSSELLNSTFYSSTSINTLDHARTFRNSLILKEISDQSLNSSIKPCESVLDRDVESSVLQRSFGESNARDSEVQTVNMTTSPSLSALADILNERSKYADQKTRKAQNIESSIIEEEEEAEEQNNSINYHEDITGSRLSVREEANENLAMTSPNLIDIDGSNSIQVAPLSLPSFEEPDFLSTPRVKPDSQGPRSKVSTRRTILERDNNLPVKREENTIINSETESTTHSAPFLKEDPKPSPPSSKLYNPKVRLNKAEARKYTDSSAQRTTSAGSVLEDTSMHKKKKSIFSFLKKKEPKPVIGNNSVTNEKNKMSSSSTFSMNIQTSLKTPEKLKKKSHSSSSIFNSFLKGKIETSDSPRKEPMRQKKRTPKSKDKKQDTEQIIDAASVLSTESPLLRKNHDDTPVKIDHVTRSIDQRKPTPLNMDLILGGDKQINTPLQEHVREDDDAKNDLQLPTKDNFLSLDYEAPSPAFSKHDTGEVLFPKFLDNHEVDSIVSLERTRSTKSNKRSSMNSQRRSLTDTLSIKAQSEGMFITEASSVVLSTPDLTKSPASSILKNGRFEYSDNFSREHSYEGTTNEDFLDIKDDSGPLKKDDIFLESIEQKFDQLVMASDEEKTEVERDVPKPREEPLKKDSERQSVFADDDNELISDIMEFASFINFGDDDLNLDLDLGDTTASYATETPEPVGNDEVNRSGTFDTRNNKEDSYKERETQSYSAAGATTYGDERQGQLHTFEQDGSEINDNEFENEDFNKHIEQPIEVTPRNNAYLPEFEPNRPVSMSFKGLKAPRMNTSFIDSMTPDSPVKSDLTSLGEVYVNSNNDQGVRFSSQIILYDTYGEFEYDRHPEISTCNQLTPQLAQMIKLELNELKSAMEVHDDSRCYTHFY; via the coding sequence ATGTCGGATAGTATTTCAGATTCAAAGTCCTCAGAACTTTTAAATTCTACTTTTTATTCGTCGACGTCGATAAATACACTTGATCATGCTAGAACCTTTCGAAATTCTCTGATATTGAAGGAGATATCAGATCAAAGTCtaaattcatcaataaagCCATGCGAATCCGTCCTTGATAGGGATGTTGAAAGCTCAGTTCTGCAGCGGTCGTTTGGAGAAAGTAATGCCCGAGACTCAGAAGTACAAACGGTAAATATGACAACTTCCCCCTCATTAAGTGCATTGGCTGATATTCTGAACGAAAGATCCAAATATGCTGACCAAAAAACTAGAAAGGCACAAAATATTGAGTCTTCCAtaatagaagaagaagaagaggcCGAAGAGCAAAACAACTCGATCAATTATCACGAGGATATAACTGGATCCAGGCTGTCTGTACGAGAGGAAGCAAATGAAAACTTGGCGATGACCTCTCCAAACCTTATTGACATTGACGGATCCAATAGTATTCAAGTTGCCCCTTTGAGTTTACCGTCTTTCGAAGAACCTGACTTTTTGTCCACTCCTAGAGTAAAACCTGATTCTCAGGGACCTCGGAGCAAAGTTAGTACACGACGTACTATTCTCGAACGAGACAACAATTTACCAGTTAAGCGGGAGGAAAATACTATCATTAATTCAGAAACTGAAAGCACAACACATAGCGCACCATTTTTAAAAGAGGATCCGAAACCCTCGCCTCCTTCGAGTAAATTATACAACCCAAAAGTTCGTTTAAACAAAGCAGAAGCGCGAAAGTATACTGATTCTTCTGCCCAAAGGACTACTTCAGCAGGCTCGGTACTTGAAGACACTTCTATgcataaaaagaaaaagagtatattttcatttctgaagaagaaagaaccGAAACCAGTTATTGGTAATAATAGTGTAacgaatgaaaaaaataagatgtCTTCATCGAGCACTTTCTCAATGAATATTCAAACCTCTTTAAAAACGCCTGAAAaactaaagaagaagtcTCACAGTAGCAGTAGcattttcaattccttCCTAAAGggaaaaattgaaacatCAGACTCACCTCGAAAGGAACCAATgaggcaaaaaaaaagaacccCAAAATCCAAGGACAAAAAGCAAGATACTGAACAAATAATTGACGCCGCATCAGTGTTATCCACTGAATCACCTCTACTACGAAAAAACCACGACGATACTCCCGTGAAAATAGATCACGTAACGAGATCAATTGATCAGAGAAAACCTACTCCTTTAAACATGGATCTCATATTGGGAGGTGATAAACAGATAAATACCCCGCTACAAGAACACGTAagagaagatgatgatgcCAAAAATGATCTTCAATTACCAACCAaggataattttttatcactGGACTACGAAGCACCCTCACCAGCATTTTCCAAACACGATACAGGTGAGGTTCTTTtcccaaaatttttggataaTCATGAAGTCGACTCGATCGTTTCTTTAGAAAGAACAAGATCTACAAAGTCTAACAAGAGAAGTTCAATGAACTCGCAAAGAAGGTCATTGACAGATACGCTATCGATCAAAGCGCAAAGTGAGGGAATGTTCATCACTGAGGCATCTTCTGTTGTATTATCTACTCCAGACTTGACGAAGTCTCCTGCTAGCAGCATTTTAAAGAATGGAAGGTTCGAATACTCAGATAATTTCTCCAGAGAACACTCTTACGAAGGTACCACGAATGAGGACTTTTTAGATATCAAGGACGATAGTGGTCcactaaaaaaagatgacaTATTTTTAGAGTCtattgaacaaaaatttGACCAGCTAGTGATGGCCtctgatgaagaaaaaactgaaGTTGAAAGGGATGTACCAAAACCAAGAGAAGAACCTCTGAAGAAGGATTCTGAAAGGCAAAGCGTTTTTGCAGATGATGATAACGAGTTAATTTCTGATATAATGGAGTTTGCAAGTTTTATTAACTTCGGTGATGATGATCTCAATCTAGACCTAGACTTGGGAGATACAACGGCCTCATATGCAACAGAAACCCCTGAACCTGTTGGAAATGATGAAGTAAATCGCTCTGGTACTTTTGATACACGAAATAACAAAGAGGATAGTtacaaagaaagagaaactCAATCTTATTCCGCTGCTGGAGCTACTACATACGGAGATGAGCGTCAAGGTCAATTACATACATTTGAACAAGACGGAAGTGAAATAAATGACAACGAATTTGAGAATGAAGATTTCAACAAACACATAGAACAGCCCATAGAAGTTACTCCAAGAAATAATGCATATTTACCAGAATTCGAACCCAATAGACCTGTTTCAATGTCCTTTAAAGGACTAAAAGCCCCAAGAATGAATACTTCTTTTATTGACTCCATGACGCCTGATTCTCCCGTAAAATCAGACTTAACAAGTCTAGGTGAGGTGTATGTAAACAGTAATAATGACCAGGGTGTCCGGTTTTCGTCCCAGATAATACTTTACGACACTTATGGAGAATTCGAATATGATAGACATCCAGAAATTTCCACTTGTAACCAGCTTACTCCACAACTGGCTCAAATGATCAAATTGGAATTAAATGAGTTAAAGAGCGCAATGGAAGTACACGATGATTCGCGATGTTACACACATTTTTATTAG
- the PDR16 gene encoding phosphatidylinositol transporter (Phosphatidylinositol transfer protein (PITP); controlled by the multiple drug resistance regulator Pdr1p; localizes to lipid particles and microsomes; controls levels of various lipids, may regulate lipid synthesis; homologous to Pdr17p; protein abundance increases in response to DNA replication stress) — translation MFKRFSKKKEAPEDPKNLINIDKPIKELPASIAIPKEKPLTGEQQKMYDEVLKHFSNPDLKVYTSEKNKSEDDLKPLEEEEKAWLTRECFLRYLRATKWVLKDCIDRITMTLAWRREFGISHLGEEHGDKITADLVAVENESGKQVILGYENDARPILYLKPGRQNTKTSHRQVQHLVFMLERVIDFMPAGQDSLALLIDFKDYPDVPKVPGNSKIPPIGVGKEVLHILQTHYPERLGKALLTNIPWLAWTFLKLIHPFIDPLTREKLVFDEPFVKYVPKNELDSLYGGDLKFKYNHDVYWPALVETAREKRDHYFKRFQSFGGIVGLSEVDLRGTHEKLLYPVKSESSTV, via the coding sequence atgttCAAGAGATTTAGCAAAAAGAAGGAGGCTCCAGAAGAcccaaaaaatttgattaaTATTGATAAGCCTATCAAAGAACTTCCTGCTTCGATAGCTattccaaaagaaaaaccacTTACAGGTGAGCAACAAAAAATGTATGACGAAGTGCTAAAACATTTCAGTAACCCTGACTTGAAGGTTTATAcaagtgaaaaaaataagtcGGAGGATGATCTTAAACCCttagaggaagaagaaaaggcatGGTTGACAAGAGAATGTTTTTTACGTTACCTAAGGGCTACTAAATGGGTGCTAAAAGACTGTATCGATAGAATCACCATGACTCTAGCGTGGAGAAGAGAATTCGGTATTAGTCATTTAGGTGAAGAGCATGGTGATAAAATAACTGCTGACTTGGTGGCCGTCGAGAACGAATCAGGTAAGCAGGTGATTTTGGGTTACGAAAACGATGCTAGACCTATCTTATATTTGAAACCGGGCAGACAAAATACAAAGACTTCTCACAGACAGGTACAGCACTTGGTCTTCATGTTGGAAAGAGTTATCGATTTTATGCCAGCTGGTCAAGACTCTCTAGCTTTGCTAATAGACTTTAAAGATTACCCTGATGTTCCTAAAGTACCTGGCAATAGTAAAATCCCACCTATTGGTGTAGGGAAAGAAGTGCTGCATATTCTACAAACTCATTATCCAGAAAGACTAGGAAAAGCACTTTTGACGAATATTCCTTGGTTAGCATGGACTTTCTTGAAGTTAATTCACCCTTTTATTGACCCACTGACCCGTGAAAAGCTAGTTTTTGATGAACCATTTGTTAAATATGTCCCTAAGAACGAACTAGATTCGTTGTATGGTGGTGATCTGAAATTCAAGTACAATCATGATGTTTATTGGCCAGCTCTGGTGGAAACCGCGCGTGAAAAAAGAGATCATTATTTTAAGAGGTTTCAAAGCTTCGGTGGTATTGTAGGTTTAAGTGAGGTTGATTTAAGAGGTACTCATGAAAAACTTCTTTACCCAGTAAAATCGGAAAGCAGTACCGTGTAA
- the ELA1 gene encoding elongin A (Elongin A; F-box protein that forms a heterodimer with Elc1p and is required for ubiquitin-dependent degradation of the RNA Polymerase II subunit Rpo21p; subunit of the Elongin-Cullin-Socs (ECS) ligase complex), translating into MKSLQTLCEISLMRNHSNIQSVSNVPYHLLKRILQKVKIPQLLKLEKSNVLLIFDDDELWLEFLRQDFPTNVHEQFVSKRDIICKYYFDFVKENDIELYHSNQDLLKSCVRQSVVKDIRNNKYRIPYRMLYSKYQQEVEKKQEESAERLRLEMQKLQQEREKKQTIVVDHTVYFKKRNTKKTTRLHNEPHSQLYMKSLKDHESRLKHFKDGGFNIAKRHAQRVAFGGQAGGQSSSPKKGPLSIKPEPVKVNRQMDNVTAEKKDVTQPITPVKKRRSESPSIFLNRKKPALFRPTPKTNAAGSRPHTTAITNDHRTTSHPYPHKDVVTSISSVTANPVTKGHKKKKSGIFVRNAGSDGDSFPHVTATGPTTRPYIYEPRK; encoded by the coding sequence ATGAAAAGTTTACAAACACTATGTGAAATCTCATTGATGAGAAATCATTCAAACATACAATCTGTGAGTAATGTCCCCTATCACTTATTAAAGAGGATACTGcagaaagtaaaaatacCACAACTATTAAAACTTGAGAAAAGCAACGTACTATTGATATTtgacgatgatgaactATGGTTAGAATTTTTAAGGCAAGATTTCCCGACTAATGTACACGAACAATTTGTCTCTAAGAGAGACATTATTTGCAAATATTACTTTGATTTCGTTAAGGAAAACGATATAGAACTGTACCATTCGAATCAGGATTTATTGAAGTCTTGCGTGCGTCAATCAGTCGTCAAAGACATCCGAAACAACAAGTACCGAATACCATACAGAATGTTATACTCAAAGTACCAACAAGAAgtggaaaagaaacaagagGAAAGCGCAGAGAGATTAAGGCTGGAAATGCAGAAGTTGCAgcaagaaagagaaaaaaagcaaaccaTAGTGGTTGACCACACTGTTTACTTCAAAAAGAGAAACACCAAGAAGACTACAAGGTTGCACAACGAACCCCATTCGCAATTATACATGAAATCGTTGAAAGATCACGAGTCCAGACTAAAGCATTTCAAAGACGGCGGATTCAACATTGCAAAAAGGCATGCGCAACGTGTGGCCTTTGGTGGCCAAGCGGGCGGACAATCGTCTTCCCCCAAGAAAGGCCCATTGTCCATCAAACCGGAGCCTGTTAAGGTAAATCGTCAAATGGATAATGTCACAGCAGAGAAGAAAGATGTTACGCAGCCCATCACGCCggtgaagaagagaagatCCGAATCACCGTCAATCTTTCTCAATCGTAAAAAACCTGCGCTATTCAGGCCTACTCCGAAGACAAACGCTGCAGGTTCTCGACCCCATACAACAGCGATCACCAACGATCACCGTACTACTTCTCATCCTTATCCCCACAAAGATGTTGTAACTTCAATATCAAGTGTCACCGCAAATCCCGTAACAAAGGGccacaagaagaagaaatccGGAATTTTCGTACGAAATGCCGGATCTGACGGAGATAGTTTTCCGCACGTGACCGCAACCGGCCCTACTACCCGTCCGTATATCTATGAGCCACGGAAATAG
- the CSL4 gene encoding exosome non-catalytic core subunit CSL4 (Exosome non-catalytic core component; involved in 3'-5' RNA processing and degradation in both the nucleus and the cytoplasm; predicted to contain an S1 RNA binding domain; human homolog EXOSC1 partially complements yeast csl4 null mutant, and can complement inviability of strain in which expression of CSL4 is repressed), with protein MACNFQFPEIAYPGKLICPQYGTENKDGEDIIFNYVPGPGTKLIQYEHNGRTLEAITATLVGTVRCEEEKKTDQEEEREGTDQSTEEEKSVDASPNDVTRRTVKNILVSVLPGTEKGRKTNKYANNDFANNLPKEGDIVLTRVTRLSLQRANVEILAVEDKPSPIDSGIGSNGSGIVAAGGGSGAATFSVSQASSDLGETFRGIIRSQDVRSTDRDRVKVIECFKPGDIVRAQVLSLGDGTNYYLTTARNDLGVVFARAANGAGGLMYATDWQMMTSPVTGATEKRKCAKPF; from the coding sequence ATGGCATGCAATTTTCAGTTTCCAGAAATAGCTTATCCAGGTAAACTAATATGCCCACAGTACGGTACggaaaataaagatggcGAAGAtataattttcaattatGTGCCCGGTCCCGGAACTAAACTAATTCAATATGAACACAACGGACGAACTTTAGAAGCTATAACTGCTACACTAGTTGGGACAGTGAGGTgtgaggaagaaaaaaaaactgatCAGGAAGAAGAGCGTGAAGGCACTGATCAATCTacagaggaagaaaaatcaGTAGATGCATCACCTAATGATGTCACAAGAAGAACtgtaaaaaatattctggTTTCAGTGCTTCCTGGGACAGAAAAGGGTCGTAAAACCAACAAATATGCTAATAATGATTTTGCCAATAACCTACCGAAGGAAGGTGATATTGTGCTGACCAGGGTGACAAGGCTTTCGTTGCAACGAGCCAATGTCGAAATTTTAGCTGTGGAAGATAAACCATCTCCAATTGATAGTGGCATCGGCAGTAATGGATCGGGAATAGTCGCTGCTGGTGGCGGTTCTGGAGCAGCTACGTTCTCTGTTTCTCAAGCATCATCAGATTTAGGTGAGACATTCAGAGGTATAATCAGGTCTCAGGATGTACGGTCTACAGACAGAGATCGTGTGAAAGTGATAGAATGTTTCAAGCCGGGAGATATTGTTAGGGCGCAAGTTTTATCATTAGGTGACGGAACCAACTACTATTTGACCACTGCAAGGAATGACCTTGGGGTCGTGTTCGCCAGAGCTGCTAATGGTGCTGGTGGATTGATGTATGCTACAGACTGGCAAATGATGACTTCACCGGTTACAGGCGCTACAGAAAAGCGCAAATGTGCCAAACCTTTTTGA
- the URE2 gene encoding glutathione peroxidase (Nitrogen catabolite repression transcriptional regulator; inhibits GLN3 transcription in good nitrogen source; role in sequestering Gln3p and Gat1p to the cytoplasm; has glutathione peroxidase activity and can mutate to acquire GST activity; self-assembly under limited nitrogen conditions creates [URE3] prion and releases catabolite repression), giving the protein MMNNNGNQVSNLSNALRQVNIGNRNSNTTTDQSNINFEFSTGVNNNNNNNSSSNNNNVQNNNSGRNGSQNNDNENNIKNTLEQHRQQQQAFSDMSHVEYSRITKFFQEQPLEGYTLFSHRSAPNGFKVAIVLSELGFHYNTIFLDFNLGEHRAPEFVSVNPNARVPALIDHGMDNLSIWESGAILLHLVNKYYKETGNPLLWSDDLADQSQINAWLFFQTSGHAPMIGQALHFRYFHSQKIASAVERYTDEVRRVYGVVEMALAERREALVMELDTENAAAYSAGTTPMSQSRFFDYPVWLVGDKLTIADLAFVPWNNVVDRIGINIKIEFPEVYKWTKHMMRRPAVIKALRGE; this is encoded by the coding sequence ATGATGAATAACAACGGCAACCAAGTGTCGAATCTCTCCAATGCGCTCCGTCAAGTAAACATAGGAAACAGGAACAGTAATACAACCACCGATCAAAGTaatataaattttgaattttcaacaggtgtaaataataataataataacaatagcagtagtaataacaataatgttCAAAACAATAACAGCGGCCGCAATGGTAGCcaaaataatgataacgagaataatatcaagaaTACCTTAGAACAACATcgacaacaacaacaggCATTTTCGGATATGAGTCACGTGGAGTATTCCagaattacaaaattttttcaagaacaaCCACTGGAGGGATATACCCTTTTCTCTCACAGGTCTGCGCCTAATGGATTCAAAGTTGCTATAGTACTAAGTGAACTTGGATTTCATTATAACACAATCTTCCTAGATTTCAATCTTGGCGAACATAGGGCCCCCGAATTTGTGTCTGTGAACCCTAATGCAAGAGTTCCAGCTTTAATCGATCATGGTATGGACAACTTGTCTATTTGGGAATCAGGGGCGATTTTATTACATTTggtaaataaatattacAAAGAGACTGGTAATCCATTACTCTGGTCCGATGATTTAGCTGACCAATCACAAATCAACGCATGGTTGTTCTTCCAAACGTCAGGGCATGCGCCAATGATTGGACAAGCTTTACATTTCAGATACTTCCATTCACAAAAGATAGCAAGTGCTGTAGAAAGATATACGGATGAGGTTAGAAGAGTTTACGGTGTAGTGGAGATGGCCTTGGCTGAACGTAGAGAAGCGCTGGTGATGGAATTAGACACGGAAAATGCGGCTGCATACTCAGCTGGTACAACACCAATGTCACAAAGTCGTTTCTTTGATTATCCCGTATGGCTTGTAGGAGATAAATTAACTATAGCAGATTTGGCCTTTGTCCCATGGAATAATGTCGTGGATAGAATTGGCattaatatcaaaattgAATTTCCAGAAGTTTACAAATGGACGAAGCATATGATGAGAAGACCCGCGGTCATCAAGGCATTGCGTGGTGAATGA
- a CDS encoding uncharacterized protein (hypothetical protein with similarity to globins; has a functional heme-binding domain; mutant has aneuploidy tolerance; transcription induced by stress conditions; may be involved in glucose signaling or metabolism; regulated by Rgt1) — translation MTGEKILHSQLLTNSDMSSGNVHHTKPMMYNVTLPSYNSSSIGPVDNLKINERPGSHDHSMRSEMSSKNSGSDFMPQSISRSEGSVYQVKIDRGDSPNTEGFDFKVNARDLLLLRMSWDILLREYLTPKELKVFQALLYSNKHITSTERPYLNTAPDGMISKTIDPTARPRKTKQRDNDNKVDTALFCSQFYDNLIAMDPLLEEYFPSLKHQAVSFCKVLDSAIDNLENVHVLDDYIVKLGKRHSRILGIKTVGFEVMGKAFMTTLQDRFGSFLTLELKNLWGQLYSYLANCMITAGKDPMEKIQPDFSYNGDSVVLNFSIPKLAMHDISTVNKLQMVKTKNATIPHNITQVPTNKIPTEILLDNSSTPIKSDRESTPPISPKGSGSTKPSIGSSTVVESNTKKNNYDEKIHLLQKTAQQKNCSIM, via the coding sequence ATGAcaggagaaaaaatacttcaTTCGCAGTTGTTAACCAACAGCGACATGTCTAGCGGGAATGTCCACCATACGAAACCGATGATGTACAACGTAACCCTGCCTTCCTACAACAGCAGTAGTATAGGTCCAGTcgataatttgaaaataaacgAGAGACCTGGCTCTCATGATCATTCCATGAGAAGTGAAATGTCATCCAAAAACTCCGGAAGCGATTTTATGCCACAATCTATTTCACGTTCCGAAGGTAGTGTCTACCAGGTCAAGATAGATCGTGGTGACTCCCCGAATACAGAAGGATTCGACTTTAAAGTTAATGCAAGAGATCTGCTGTTACTTCGAATGTCCTGGGATATCCTCCTCAGGGAGTATTTAACACCTAAAGAAttaaaagtttttcaagCACTTCTGTATTCCAATAAACATATTACTTCAACAGAAAGACCCTATTTGAATACTGCTCCTGACGGTATGATTTCCAAAACTATTGACCCTACTGCCAGGCCACgtaaaacaaaacaaaggGACAATGATAACAAGGTTGATACTGCACTATTTTGTTCACAGTTTTATGACAATTTGATTGCAATGGATCCCTTGTtagaagaatattttccatCATTAAAACATCAAGCAGTTTCGTTCTGTAAGGTCCTTGATTCTGCTATTGACAACCTTGAAAACGTTCATGTCCTAGATGATTATATTGTGAAATTAGGAAAACGCCATTCCAGAATTCTCGGCATCAAAACCGTTGGTTTCGAAGTAATGGGAAAAGCATTTATGACTACATTGCAGGACAGGTTTGGATCTTTTCTCACACTGGAACTCAAAAATCTATGGGGACAACTTTACTCATATTTGGCAAATTGTATGATTACTGCAGGGAAGGACCCAATGGAAAAGATTCAACCAGATTTTTCGTATAATGGTGACTCTGTGgttttaaatttttccattCCCAAACTTGCGATGCATGATATAAGTACAGTTAACAAGCTACAAATGGTGAAAACTAAAAACGCTACTATACCTCATAATATAACACAAGTACCGACAAATAAAATTCCTACAGAAATACTCTTAGACAATTCTTCTACTCCAATAAAAAGCGACCGTGAATCGACGCCTCCAATCTCACCAAAGGGCTCTGGAAGTACAAAACCAAGCATCGGTAGCAGTACCGTCGTGGAAAGTAAtaccaagaaaaataattatgatgaaaaaatccattTATTGCAAAAAACTGCTCAGCAGAAGAACTGCTCGATTATGTAA